The following coding sequences lie in one Pseudoxanthomonas sp. SE1 genomic window:
- a CDS encoding CopL family metal-binding regulatory protein has product MAQALHVYTTSPTTFDAVLHKQLTLRISSCYCCGIDNLRVRHTLMPSLRVLLRMFLILVLCADGILSAQATTRMAVRHIPPPGAVNGTHSVHGGARVNERVKISNDCNKIRPGGMQAGQGDQNDHQCDCSTTSCDCSCVLTFFAGRVPVIFAAQHALTSTYLPTPELPPLRRQVSRLFRPPIG; this is encoded by the coding sequence ATGGCCCAAGCATTACATGTCTATACAACCAGTCCAACCACTTTCGATGCTGTGCTGCACAAGCAGTTGACACTAAGAATTTCCTCGTGCTATTGCTGTGGTATAGACAACCTGCGGGTTCGCCACACGCTCATGCCTTCGCTTCGCGTGCTACTGCGTATGTTCCTGATCCTCGTGCTCTGCGCGGATGGGATCCTGAGCGCGCAGGCCACCACGCGGATGGCCGTGCGGCATATTCCTCCCCCAGGTGCGGTGAATGGCACCCACTCGGTGCACGGCGGCGCGCGTGTCAATGAACGCGTCAAGATTAGTAACGATTGCAACAAAATTCGTCCCGGTGGCATGCAAGCCGGGCAGGGTGATCAGAACGATCATCAGTGCGACTGCAGCACCACCTCCTGCGACTGCAGCTGTGTGCTCACCTTCTTCGCAGGGCGTGTGCCGGTCATCTTTGCCGCCCAGCACGCCCTGACGAGCACCTACCTACCTACGCCTGAGTTGCCGCCGCTGCGACGACAAGTATCCCGGCTGTTCCGACCTCCCATCGGCTAA